The sequence gtacccgccagcagcgaccaggtgtggacagcgcaggcgggactgtcatttttttcgccggccggagaatcgctgttcgctgtttgcagcgattctccgagcggcttgGCACAATTCTCACAGTGCTGGTTTCGGGTGGGTGGGAGAACCGCGTGCGGGGGTCGTAGCGGCATGATGCGATTCGCGCGCCGCCgtggcaattctcccacctggcgcggggggggggggggggggggggaggataccaCCTAattactattttttttttaaacctaaaaaatattttaattaaagtttTTCAATTTTACCAAATATTACAAAGTTTTTTATGTTTTACAAATCAGAtacaacatacaagaaaaaaataCTAAAACCACAAACCCACAAAACCCATatcacctccctccccaaaccgGCTCTCCCCCCAGCAACTGACAATGATTAGTTCCCTCAAGTAGGCAATGAAATTCTACCTCCAGTAGAATCCCTCGACCGATCCCCTCATGGTGCATTTGACATTCTCCAGGTACAGAAACTCCATTTGATCCCTTAATTATACCAAGGTGCTGGGTGTGGTCAGAGACCTCCATCTCAGCAGAACCCGCCTCCaggcaatcaatgaggcgaaggcgagAACATCCGCCCCGCCCCtgcctgcagcaccggcgagccagacaccccaaatatggtaaCCAGAGGACAGAGTTCCAATTCGACATTCAGAATCGCTGACACGTGCTGAAGAGGGAGGCCCAAAACCTCACaagtttgggacaggaccagaacatttgCGTATGATTGGCCGGGCCCCCCCGGAACACTGCTCACCTATAATCCACCGCCAGGAAAAAAAACTCTCCTCTTCGCCATGATCAGGTGTACCCTAAACACTACTCTGAGCTGGATCaagcccaacctcgcacatgagaccACGGGAGTtcaccctgtgaagggcctcactccacacctcgtcATCTACTATGggtcccagctcccccccccccaccacctcgctTTCACCCCACGTCCTCTAATAAAATCTGCCGATGGATCCCAGATGTACAATGGATCTTCCGACCCCGCCAGCGAAAGGATCCTTTCCATAAGAGACATTGGCGGTGCCTCGGGGAATGTCAGGAAGGCCTTCTGTATAAAATTCCTAACCTGGAGATATCTAAACGAATTCGACCCCACAAGCCCACATTTCACCATCAATTCTTCCAAGCTGGCAAATCACCCTTCCAAAAACAAGTCCTAATCTCTCCAGCCctttccttccccattccccaaacAAGGCGTCCAGCCTCGCCAGCTCATAGGAGCCAAATTCGACAGAGACCCAAAAACTTAAAACGTTGCCTGAACTGTCCCCATATCCTCAAAAAGGATAAGACCACTGGACACGTAGAATATTTTGTCGGCAAAAACGAGTGAAGCCgtcattagtgggcccaacccAGATCCCTTACATGACCTTGCTTCTACCTGCACCCAAGTGGCCCCTAGGTCACTACACCAACCCAGCACCTTTTCCATGTTGGCGACCCAATAATAGTGGGAGagtcttaaacaaggggacacagCTACAAGACAAAGGGCTGGTCATTGAAAACGGAGGTAAACAGAAATTTATTCTCGCAGAGGGTATTGAAGGCTGAATGATTACAAatatttaaagtggaggtggataaatatttgataaatCGAGGAATAGACGAcaatggggaaatggcacagaaaaggaaTTGAGACGGGCattaatcagccatgattgtattgaatggcggggcaggcttgaagggtctgGTGGCCTACTCattagtcatagatgtttacagcatggaaacaagcccttcggcccagcttgtccatgtcgcccagtttctatcactaagctagacccacttgcccgcatttggcccatatccctctctacccaccctgcccatgcaacTTTTTgtgcagtattttttttttttacacattctctccgaaATATCTAGTCagcattatctttttttaaatatatatattaaaaacatATACAAACCAGAacaaaatacaaaagagaaaaaaaagcaatcaAATATAACagtaaaacaaaaacacacagcCCGTAATTAACTTAAATACTAAACCTAACCTAAACCAAATACTAAACCTAACCTAAACCCACTAACAAATGATGGAGACTAACACCGTAACAAAGGAAGTAAATGGCTGCTATCCTAGGTAGAACCTCTCCACCGACATCCCGATGGTGAATTTGACCTTGTCTAAATGTCACCcaagtcacccaaccaagcagAGGCACTGGGCAGTTTGGGAGACGCCACCCAAGCAATATTCACCTCCCGGCAATCAGCGAGACAAAGGCGACAATACCTGCCTCTACCCCAGGCTGAATCACCGGCGAATCTGACACACCAAACACTGCCACCAGCAGACAAGGATCTAAATCCACATGGACTATTATGATGTGTTATTAAAGAATGAAGCCCAGAAACCTAagagtttggggcaggaccagaacttaTGCATATGGCTAGCCGGACCAATCTATCTACATTTggaaaaaacccactcatccttgccctaGATAAGAGCATCCTGTGAAGGACCTGAAACTAAATCAGGCTCAGCTGCGTAAATGATGATGTGGAGTTAACTCTGTGAAGGGTCTCATTCCAAGCCCCATCAGAAAGAATGGGGTCCAATTCACTTTCACATTTCACCCTCACATCAATTAACCGAGCAGAATCCGATGAAAGAATATGGCCATATAGATCTGAAATAGACCCCTTGCCAGGCTGCCATAGTCGGTGGTGACCTGCTACCAATACTCTATGCAGAATGGTCTGGAACTGTTTCTGGACAATGTGCGTGAAGCTTATCCTCATAATGCAAAGAGCAGAGTGAGGGATACTCCTCTCGTGATCTGGCTAAGATTCTAAGAAATGGCACATTACTGAAATACTATGTTGCTTTCTGTCATATATGCATAGAATGGTACCATGAGCAACACAGACTGCACTGCAAGACATTTCACAGAGCAGATGCAACGTTATACCAGAGTCACAAGTACTGAATAAGATAACTAAATTTAATCCGTCTCACTTTGTCATTCAAACCTTTTACAACACTTACCAATATACTTGAAGGGTTTTCCCAGCTTAGTGAGCTGACTCAGACACAGTTCCACCACACTGGTCGTCCATTGATTAACTCTGCTAGGCTGATATGCATTTCCACCAATTGCCGCCTCAATTGACTGCAAATGACAGGAAGTTGATGAGTTTCAACTGCTAAGTATTGGTTGGGAATTTAAATAGATTTGAATTATTGTGCATATCATCTTACCTCTTTAATAATGCCACTAATTTCATCAACAATAAAAGCAGTCTTGagataaaaaaaaaagtacaggTTAGTTTTCATAAAATACTATTACATTGTAAGAAATTTATTCACTGTAGCAAAAAGACATGGCAACAAATATAGTGGCTGCTAATGGAGTGTGTAGACATGGACTGCCTGTTTACAATAAAAAGTCAAATGGTGCTTGTAAAGTTAAAAATTGGTCTTTCCTGTGTATCTATCAACCTTTTCCATTTGCAACAGACAGGTTTAAAAGTCAGTTTGCTAAAAGATTACAATTTTCCCCATTTTCACGAGAAATCACTGTCTCCTGCTTCAACAAATAAGAAAATGCTTGGTTGTTTCTCGAAGGATACAATACCTACTTTGGGAGTGGGATGGTTCAAATCATAATAATCACTGAAGCATCTTACACACCGAAGAAAGTCTACAACTGCACCCAAAAATTCGAGTGATCTCACAGTAATTGCCAGTTTAGGCTTCCTTCGCGAACACTACTTGTTAACAAAAAACATGGGTTCCAATATCCAGATCAAGATTCCCATGATCGGGGAGTGGGAACGATCAAGGTGGGAATGAGGtgatggtgggtttgggggggggggggggggggggatagaggagcatgtagggggtggaggtggtggggggtagggggtggaggtggtggggggtagggggtggaggtggtggggggtagggggtggaggtggtggggggtagggggtggaggtggtggaggtggtggggggtagggggtggaggtggtggggggtagggggtggaggtggtggggggtagggggtggaggtggtggggggtagggggtggggggtaggggtggaggtggggggggggagagggcagtggCAGGAATAGCAGGGTGGGAGGTGGGTACAggaggttggggagaggggagttGGGATATTGGGGGAGTAGAGGGTTAGAGAGAATGCGGAGGGGAAAAGGAAGGATAGGTAGTTGGGGAGATAGGAAGGCAGGGGTTGGGATATAGAGGGGAAATCGCGGgaggtggcaaggttggtgggACGTGGGGTGTTCCAGGAATATagggatgggagggtgagggaaTAGTAGGGGTGAAGGGATTGTGAGATGGACGAGgaattggggaagtggggggattTGGGGAATAGAGGGGTGTAGGGGGATTGGGTTGATAGAGGTGGTGGGGAGATTTGGGAATGGGGGTGGATCAAGGGGGTCGGGGCAGATCGAGGGAGCAGGGGTTTTGGGagatggttggggtgggggttttggggagatagagggtgggggatttgggagatagagggggtgggggttatggggatagaagggggtgggggatttgggggcGATAGAGGATGTGTGGGGATAgactgggggtgggtggtgttgtGGTGGACATTTTCCAACTAACCACAGGAGACCCAGGGCCGATTACAATCGTTTATTCAGGATTCAAGTATGGAGAGTCCTACTCCTGGAAAATGTCCGAAACAGCCCTCAGCTCTAAGTCAGATGCACACTGCTTATACGGTTGGTTAATATACAGAACACTGTTTAAAATCCAATCCTGCATAATTAAAAGTTTCACCTAAAAGCAGGACTATTATCTCCAAACAAGTAAACAACATTGCTGGTGAATTCTGCTGATCTTAGGCCCTTAGGATGTGTCAACCATAGAATCCCTCGTGCAGaagggggaaatcatgcttgacaaatctactggaattctttgagggcgtaactagtagagttgattagcaggagccagtggatgtgatttatttggactttcagaaggcttttgacaaagtagcGCATAAGTAGCGCagtgattctccccaggccgatagggcgagttcccaggcctttacagccgtttttacggcagcaaacacacctgcttgctgccgtcgtaaaaacggccgcaacatgcccgttctgggcatccagggccccgattggcacggcagtaccacagccgtgccaaggggggcatgggcccgagatcggtgggcaccgatcgcgggcagtgcgtccgtaacggatgcactctttctccctccgccgccccgcaggatcagtccgcggggcggccgagggagatgacggccctgcgcatgcgtgggttggagccgtccaatccgtgcatgcgcggctgacgtcatcgtgcgcgtcagccggcgtgacacttggcgcgcagacttagcgacggtcgcttaGGCCGCGAttcacggggccctgctgctagccccgcccagggggggagaatcgggtcctggagggggcgcggaggctgccgtgaaacacgaccagtttcacggcagcctttacgactcgccgcatttgcggagaatcgcgcccctggtttgtagacaggaaacaaagaacagGAATTAACTGGTCTTTTTTAATTGGCAGGaactgactagtggggtaccgcaggggttGGTGCTAGGACCCctgctatttacaatatatatattaataatttagatgagggagTAAAATatatgtccaaatttgcagatgacaccaagttgggtgggagggtgagctgtgaggagtatGCAGAGATCCTTTGGTATAATTTGGACAAGTTCTGTGAGTGGACAAATCAatgagatgcagtataatttgaataaatgcgaggttatccactttgatagcaaaaacaagaaagcagactattatctgaatggtcagaaattgggagaggggaatctgcattgagacctgggtgtcctcatacaccagtcactcaatgtaaagaaggtaaatggtatgctgGGGTTTATtgagagaggattcaagtacagttGCAGTGgtctcttgctgcaattataaagggccttggtgaggccacacgtggagtattgtatgcagttttggtttccttaactgaggaaagatgttcttgttatagagggagtgcagcaaaggttcaccagactgattcctgggatggcacgactgacgtatgaggagagattgagttggttaggattgtattcgctggtcGCTGGagttcaaaataataataataataatctttattagtgtcacaagtaggcttcattaacactgcaatgaagttactgtgaaaagcccctagtcgctacactcaggcgcctgttcaggtacacagagggagaattcaaaacgtCCAATACACCTCACATACATGTCTCTCGTGGTTTGtcgcggggagaggggggggggggggggggggcatcggtctCATGGAaacctatacaattctaacaggactagacagggtagatgcaagaaggatgctcTCGATGGTGgatatgtccagaaccagggctcacagcctgaggatacggggtagactatttagaactgagatctggggcgggattctccgacccccgccgggtcggagaatcgccgggggccgacgtgaatcccgcccccgctgtctccggcaccagagattcggcgggggtgggaatcgcgccgcacctgtCAGCgggcccctccccccagcgattcttctgcccgcgataggccgaagtcccgccactgtcatgccGGTGTGAATCAAATCACCTACCTTCtcggcggtgcgggcgggctccggggtcctgggggggcgtggggcgatctggccccgaggggtgcccccacggtggcctggcccatgatatcggggcccaccgatcggcgggcgggcctgtgccgtgggggcactcttttgcttccgcattcgccatggtcttcatgatggcagacgcggaagtaacaccctcccctgcgcatgcgtgggaatgacatcagcagctccggcgcatgcgcggacttctgccggctggcgaagtcccttcggccccggctggcatggcgccaaagggcgttcccgccggccggcagggcacCAACCAttccggcacaggcctagccactcaaggttagggcttggcccctaaagtagcggagacttccgcacctttggggcggaccgATGCCGGAGTGTtacacgccactccatcccgctgggacccctcgccccgccgggtaggggagaatcccgcccattaaatttcttctcacccagagagtggtaagcctgtggaattcgttaccacaggaagtagttgaggcaaaacattgtatgttttcaagaagcaattagatgtagcacttgggacgaaggggatcaaaggatacggggaaagtgggattaggctagtgagttggatgatcagccatgatcataataaatggtggagcaggcttgaaggcccaaaaggcctcctcctgctcctatttttctatcattcggtccatcgagtctgctctgatcctctgaaagagcactctacctaggaccACTTCTCCACTCTGTCCCCGTAACTCCATAACCACACCTACACGGTAGTACAGtacggcatggtagtacagtggttagcactgttgcttcacagcaccaggaacctgggttcgattcccggtttgggtcactgtctgtacggagtctgcatgttctacccgtgtctgcgtgggtttcctccgggtgctccagtttcctcccagaagtcccgaaagacgtgcttgtaaggtgaattggacattctgaatttgtacctgaacaggggcaggagtgtggcgactgggggttttcacagtaacttcattgcagtgttaatgtaagcctacttgtgacactaataaaaattattattattaccctgcacatctttggacattaaggagcaatgttagggtggccagtccacctaacctgcacatctgtggtaggaaaacaaagcacccggagggaacctacagacacagggagaacatgcagccttCATAGTCACACACGTCCGGAagtgaatccgggtccctggtgctgcgtcAACAGTATAAGCATTTGACTAGCATGTTCCATTTATTCAAATGCAGGGGTGTTACATCTCACCCCTATAAAATCTATTCATTCACCCTAACAGTGATGTTGCGGTCATACAAGGGATGGAGGCAATGTACCCCATGAGCAtctttgcccccccaccccctcccgcccccagagTATCTTTTGCCCTCCATGCTAATCTTTGCTGCCCAATGCCTTTACTTGCCCTCCAGGTGCatctctgcctcccccactgCGCGCATCTATTCCCCCATGCGCATCTATGCCCTTCATGGGCATCTCTGCCTCCGATCTCTTGCCCCAACGCACCTCTGCTGCACCCCCTCGTGCATCTTTGGCCCCCAAGCACGTCTCTGCCTCCGAACTTGGCCTACAGGCGCATCACTGGCCCCAGGCGCATCTCTGCACACCAAATGCGCATCTCAGCATTCCAGGCGCATCTCTGCCCTCATGTGCATCATTGCCCCTCCCCATGCACATCACTGCCCCAAACACGCATCTCTGCCCCCCCAGATGCATCTATGCCCCCTACGTGCACCTGTCtcctatgaccacctctgcaccCCATCTTTACCTAACGATCTCCGTCTTTATCCATCCTCGCCCATCTTTGCCCTCACACGCCCATCGTTACTCCCTAGGGCCATCTTTGGCCCCCATGCCTATCTTTGTCCACCCACTCCCATTTTTGTCCCAAGGCTATTTTTGCCCTCCCATCATTACCCCCCCGGTCCATCTTTATCCCCATCACATATCTTTGACCCCCCCCATGCCCATCTTTGCTCCCACACCCCATTATGCCCAAGGCCATTTTGCCCCTCCACCACTATCATTGCCCCCATGCACATCGTTGCATTCTCACATCCATCTTTGTTTCCCCCAAGCCCATTTATGcccccacaaccactttccccccACGACTATATTCACCCCCCATGCCAATCATTGTCGTCCATGCCCAACTTTGTCCCCATATGCATTTCATTGCCCCAAGGCCATTTTtgcctcccccacatccccacccacaccatcgaTACCCCCACGATCCTCCCACACCTGCGATAACCCAATCCCTTCGATCCCCCCACACTTTTGATCCCACCATGCCATTGATAACCCTGACCCCCTTGATCCCCCCACACCAACAATCCCCAATTCCTCCTCTCGATCTATCCTGAataatccccaccccctccaactccGTACTCCCTCTATCCCCGTTCCCcaatccatctccccctccccctcgttctTCCCACATTCTATATCCACCAACATCTCGATCCCCTTATGCCTTCAATCTCCCCACCGCCTCCATGCTCCCTCCTTCGCTCCCTACTCCTCGAACCCCCTCGTTCAGTCCCATCCCTCAAACTCCCTCGTTCACCCCAGTCCCTCGATCACCCTCGTTCCCCGCACCCACTTGATGCCCCACCCTCTGGATTTCCCCCTTATTTCTCCCACCTCCTCGATTCCCTCTTGATCCTCTGCCCTCTCGATCTCCCCTCGTTTCCACCCACAACCTTGATCGCCGGTCGAATCCCCCACCTATTGCATTTGTCCACCCCCTCGGTCCCCCGATTCACCCCCAGCCCGATTCCCTCCCACCTCCTCTTCTCCCTGTtcacccctaacccctccccgATCTTCCTTCATTCCTCTGCCCCCCAATCCCtgctcattcccccaccccatggatcccccaccccctcaatccccgccacccccgatCCCCGCACCCATTGTTCCCCCATCACCTCAACCCTCCCCACTTgatcccacacacaccctcaatgtTCCCTACCCCCTCTAACcccctctgccttgattgccccTCAATGAACCAGTCCCTTCGATTCCCTCCTCTCCCAATGATCCCCTTTTCCCCCATCGATCCCCTTTTCCCCCATCGATCCCCCTTCTTCTCCCTTCAGCCCCAGTGCCCGCTTGATGCCCCCGCACCATCGATCCCCCCACGCCATTGATCCCCACTTGATCCCCCCATGCCATCGATAGccccacaatccccccccacGCCATcgacaccccctcgatgcccctACGCCATCGATACCCCCTCGATGCCCCGTGCCATCGATACCCCACACTATCAAAATCCCCTCGCCCCCACGCCATCGATACCCCCTTGATGCCCCGCACGCCGTCGATCCCCTTGATCCCCCGCCATCGATCCCCCCACGCCATCGTTCCCCCCTCGATCCCCCCATGCCATCGATACCCCCTCGATGCCCCCATGTCATCGATACCCTCTTGACCCCATGCCATCGATATCCCCTCGATACCCCCCACGCCATCGATACCCCTAgatgccccccaccccatcaatcccccctcatccccatcgatcccccctcatccccacgCCATCGATCCCCCCTTATCCCCACGCCATCAATCCCCCCTCAATTTCCCCCCATGCCATCGATCCCCCCACGCCATCCATATCCCCACCCCTTCGATTTCCTGGCTCTATTTCTATTGCCACGCCTCCCTCACCTCCTCTCCGCTCTGATATTCGTCCATTTTGTTAACGGTTGCCACCCGCTCGCGCCTCCTGGCGGCAGCGCGCCGGCGCCATCCCGGGGTGAAGGACCCGGATGGAGGCTGCCGGACGGTTGGCGAGAGCGAGATTCCAAAGGTCTGGATTCAGCTGTCAATGTCGGTGTTGTCAATGTCTGCAAAGACCAGGCGCTAATGTCTGTTAATTGCTGCTACAAGAATAAAAAGTCAACGTCTTGGAAGAAGAAAATAAGCGAGATGCCATAAAATCAAGAATACAATTTTAAAAGGTGTTACAGCCAATTTGATAAATTGCACGCAGATTATGAAATAGGCAGTCTGACTGCGCATTTCGTGAAACGGCCAGTGCTGTGTAGAGCTGTAAAATGTTAGGCCAGGGTTCTCTCCCCGCCTGTTTTCCTGTGCCAGAGGAGGCTCACATTTTGTATGGCATGTCCGCCCCGCCGCGGAGGCTTGCCTTCATTGTGACCGGCAGGAAGGGCTCGAAAATCCCACTCTTATGGAATTGTAATTCAGGATCTGTACAAGCTTAACATCTTGTACTGCccaataacagtatgaacattgTATATATGGGAAAGCAAGTTTGCCCACGTAGATACAAATGGTGGTTGGTGGAAGCTGTAACATTTTATATATGTTTCATAAGGGCCAGTtcacttagaacataagaactggaacaggggtaggccatttggcccctcaagcctactggatccgccattcagtgagatcatggctgatttttaaaataaatttagagtacccaattattttttccaattaaggggcaatttagcgtggccaatccacctatcctgcacatcttttgggttgtgggggcaaaacccacgcagacacggggagaatgtgcaaactccacacggacagtgacccagggcctggattccaacccgggtcctcagcgccgtaggcagcaatgctaataactgtgctgccctcatggctgatcttttgtggactcagctccactttccggcccgaacaccataaaccgtaatccctttattcttcaaaaaactatctatctttatcttaaaaacatttaatgaaggagcctgaactgcttcaccgggcaaggaattccatgaattcacaccctttgggtgaagaagttcctcctaaactcagtcctaaatctact comes from Scyliorhinus canicula chromosome 1, sScyCan1.1, whole genome shotgun sequence and encodes:
- the LOC119971869 gene encoding dynein light chain Tctex-type 1-like gives rise to the protein MDEYQSGEETAFIVDEISGIIKESIEAAIGGNAYQPSRVNQWTTSVVELCLSQLTKLGKPFKYIVTSVIMQKNGAGLHTASSCYWDNIGDGSCTVRWENKTMFCIVTVFGLGI